The genomic region ATATTTGGAGCTAGATTCTCCAAGTTGTATGTATGGGGAATATAGAGAAAAACTTCAAGGAGAAGAAAGTGAGCATACTTCATAACACACAAATattgaggggagagagagagagagagagagagagagagagagagagagagagagagagggagggagaagagtttataattttttattcattacTTTGTAGTCAAGGACTTGAGAAAATTTATGTTTGACGTTCATTAAATCACATAGACAACCATCTGCGATTTATATTTTTGGGACTATTACCTTCACACATGATCAAAGTCTCAAATTTGATTCTACCATTGCACGATATCATTTGATAACAACAAAAGAAAGGATACTCTTACCCCAAAGAACACTCTTGTAATCCATTTGGTGATATTAATCACGGTCATCGGAAGCACCAAGAACTTATctgtatctatatatatatatatatatatataaagccagcAAACCCCTTTTGGGGTTACGGTTTCACCAAAacattttggacaaaaatgcccccaaaacaaaaaagttcaaaagtagCCCAACATAATGCaggggtattttcgtcatataaacagtgttttttaataataattattttttaattagtacctaacaataaactagtaataatgtgatccAATTTGTTTTGTAGACTGCAGTCGGCAgtgttttttcttaattaaaaaataataattattaagaaagaaatataaattttttaattagtaaCTCACAATAAACTAGTAATAGCGACAACTTCTTGTTTTGTAGACTGCAGGTTCCTTTATGACCTTCATAACATTTTCAGCACCGGCCCACACTTCTCAATTATATATACTTCACAATCTACTTCATATAATTCCTGCCCTTTGGAATGAGAATTCTCTAAGGATCTTCTTTATGAGGGTTTCAGAGATCCTCAAATCGtattcattcatcgtacatcgtgcggtcaatttttgTTAGATATTATTCATGtctaattttaaataaaagtatttaaaataattgatggtcgtatgatatacgatgaacggatatgatttAAGGATccccaagatcctcacaaaCAGAATCCGGAGATCCTCTTCGAATGTCCTCATTCATCCGCTTTGAGATACATGCAGCTTTGTTAGAACTGCAAACATTCACTCACTCAatctttaatatatatatatatatatttaaaataataataatttttaatatatgGTACCATCTCCAAACCTTGCCTTAAACCCAAAATTTTTAACTCAGAAATTATTATTCTGTTTCAATCCTTGttggttaaatttttagctcaAGATTATTATATAATGAAGTtaggataaattttttttttctgaaagtaactttaaaaaaaaaaaaatattatgtagactatcctaatttaattttatgaacattttttggttaaaatatttagattctgataaatattgaaaaaccgCTAAACTGACACCTTGGAACTTATGGAATACTAAGAAAGAATATGAAATatataaaagatttttttttttaaattattttagccgttggatttaaatttggattgttaagtcttttttatttctgttgAATTTGATAACATTAGACATTAGCCATTGGATTCAAagaatttataatataaaactaaaaaacaatacacatatatggtgggccAACCCACTAATCCAGAGAGGAATCATATGAGTTTTCAGTTAAAACTCATGTTTGacccaagggttggagcaagttggggTATATTtggaacctaaaatttgagttctaCTCCATGGGTTGGAGTAGGTCTTAAAGGGTATTTCACGTATATGTTTTCTTGAATTTGCTTGAGTGATACTAGACCCATCTTATTATCCTATTTCTACACCCACATTATAATATCACCCATCATAAAAAGGTAAAACATTTCAATGCTATTTCtccacccactattattcctGAAATATCCTCTAATAATATCtaaattctttttaaatttttcaaaaGAACAAATATTAATATGTTGTAAAGTTTTATGCGATGAGCTCCCACCAATTCCCTTCTCGTGAGGGCGTGATTTTTTTATTCTCCCTTAGCCATCGTCTAGGGTTTCCCAAGCCTTCTTGGGTTCCTCTTGATGCATGTTCAAAATATTGTGGTGTACGATTTAGGGAGCTCTTCTTGGCTATTGGAACTTTCTCTGTCGTCTCTTGATTGTAAGATATATTCTAAaatcacaacaacaaaatttaggatcacaaataaattaaatcaatataaaatagagATGAACTAATTATATTGAACTTATCTAtagaaaatgaatgatatggCTCTTCCGGATGACAAGGGATAAGTTCACAAGGTTGTCTTCTCCTTCCAATACTCCAAAATATCCCTCTACTATATGAACATGTTTTAGTATTATGAGGAATTCAACATATGGAAGCAGAGACTTAACCTAGTATTTATATACCATTGGGGTTCCTTATTAGCCAGCCTATTAACAGCTATGAAGGTCAACCCTATCACCTTGATTGAGTCCTATCATGATGCAATATCTTTGTATTTGAACCTCTGGATGATTCTCCTAGATTAGGTGCAATGATTTAAGACTCTACAATTCTTACCTAACTAGGACTCTTAATTTACTCGAATTGCACATCACTGAATAATCAAGTAATTTGTTCCTCAAGCAAACCAATTGTCACACGTTGCCATTCACAGAAATTTACATTGATGTCAATGGAGGATGTGGTTCATTCTTTTGCTCCCCGTTTTCTCTCTCACTGAGGAGGAACAATGTGAGATTGTTATTCAAAGATGCCTCCCAAATTCGCATCTCCAGTTTCTTATTGGTGGGTAAATTGTTAACCACAAGAATTACAGCAAAGAGGCCTAAGACAAATCCACAACCCCACAACCACCACCCAGCCAACCACATGCACCACCAACATAAATCCACAATGCCACCATAACCTCCATCCTCTGTTGCCACAACCAGCATAAACCTAGATCCAAAAATGATCAAATCGATGACCCAATGactaaaaatccaaaattaacaaattggGTGACCAACaagaataataaaaatttaaaaaaggaaaaacaaatcgGATGGGGGAAATAGAAAAGGAGGATAATACTGTAAGGGAatggagaaagaaaaggaggaagaaaaggagcCAGAGAGCAATAGTTCGTTGGAAGTAGGAACGTTCACAGCTTCTAGGTGCTTATACGTCATTTTGTCAAGGGTAAATTTgttaataacatttttattaaaaagtagGTGGAAAAAAAAAGCACTGGGTGGAGATATCAGCACTCATTTGCTCAGACCTAGGATTATGTCCACGGTACCTCTCGTTCCTACATGTTTAAGCCTTAAGCCACCCCTCATTCAAGAGTTTTATCTATCTTTTGGGGCTACATGTTTATACAAAAATTATATGTAAAGGGCAAAAAAGCAAAAGGTTCATTAAAAGGGGTATTGGAATGAAGCCCTCCAATTATAAGATTACATCCCCGTTCAAAGATCTctacaaatcttttttttttctttttttttctttaggatTTAATAAAGTAAAGGATGTGTCTTAGTTCCTCTGAGTAGGATAATGTACGACGCTTAGCGTCCACTCACAAATCCAAAGGCGAAGGGCCCTGCACTCCATGGGATTGCTATCCTTGTTACCTTGTATAATAAGTCATGTAACAAAGATCAGCCTTTTATAAAAGGGTGCGGATCGAGTTAAGATAATTTGAGTGCACTTACATGTTTTGGCTCCTTTTCATTCTTCAGTGGGTTGAACACCAATCTCTCCTTTGCTTTTTGGTAAATGTTCCTTTTATCTCCCACTTTCCCATACCCCTTCCCTGATTTAACTTTGGGAAACCCAATCAAAACCGCACCCTTCGCTACATTAATAGGAAAAGAGGACTAAATAAATAGATTATTTTCAATTAATATCTTTCTCAAAATTGCGTCATGTGCGACATGTTTAGATTTTGGGACCGAAGCTCCAATTTGTTTGACAAACATTATCGGTAAAACGTGAAACCAATGCATCATATTGATGAGTTTGGATCAGGGATTTACATTCTTTTTATTGGTGTTCAGATTTATATCTTTCTATCATGACATTATGCTAATCATGTCTAAAGCAATATGGTTAAAGATTACTATTAATTATCTTTCTAAAACTACTAGGTTTTTTTATTGGTGTAAGCGTGGCTACAGGAATTTAGGAAATGGCATGGTTCGAAACAGGGCAGCAGACGGATAACCCCTCAAAAATGGGAGAAACCTGGTGTGGGATGGGTTCAATGTAATTTCGATGGTGCGTGGGACGAAGTAGGTGAACGAGGGGGTGTTGGTGTCGTGGTGCGAGATGAGAATGGGGAATTTGTAGCAGCTACAGCTTTGCATTTCAGAGGAGTTAGCTCGGCAGTTTTGGCTGAAAT from Pyrus communis chromosome 9, drPyrComm1.1, whole genome shotgun sequence harbors:
- the LOC137744505 gene encoding uncharacterized protein — protein: MEKEKEEEKEPESNSSLEVGTFTASRCLYVILSREFRKWHGSKQGSRRITPQKWEKPGVGWVQCNFDGAWDEVGERGGVGVVVRDENGEFVAATALHFRGVSSAVLAEIMAARASILFARNLGVTQLEVQGDTMMVINALQGDKAALGNGMFGNVLHDASQMLNWKAMFGPRETNKIAHRLARLGLIVDTQVSWFEEPPEIISNLLFENSITI